From the Exiguobacterium aurantiacum genome, one window contains:
- a CDS encoding NAD(P)-dependent malic enzyme, which translates to MKTLNERALEMHAMHHGKLETTPKVDVDTKEALSLAYSPGVAEPCRRIAEDKELSYEYTLRANTVAVVSDGSAVLGLGNIGPEAALPVMEGKAVLFKSFAGVDAFPICLDTHNVDEIVRTVELLAPTFGAVNLEDIKAPECFEIEARLKQTLPIPVFHDDQHGTAIVVLAGLVNALRLVDKTMPELRVVMNGAGAAGIAIAKLLKRFGVEDLVICDTKGAIYEGRVEGMNPFKDQIAKATNRKQHEGTLADVLQGADIFIGVSAAGAVTEEMVRSMAVDPVIFALANPIPEIMPDLATKAGARVVATGRSDFANQVNNVLAFPGIFRGALDVRATEINEEMKEAAVHAIADLLTEEDLTNGVVIPSPFDKRIAPAVAVAVAKAAIETGVAKRPLDEAAIRRHVSQKHL; encoded by the coding sequence ATGAAAACATTGAACGAACGCGCACTCGAGATGCACGCCATGCACCACGGAAAATTGGAAACGACACCGAAAGTCGACGTTGACACGAAAGAAGCACTCAGCCTCGCCTACTCACCTGGTGTCGCCGAACCGTGCCGTCGCATCGCTGAAGATAAAGAATTGTCTTATGAATATACCCTCCGCGCCAACACGGTCGCCGTCGTCTCAGATGGAAGTGCCGTCCTCGGCCTCGGCAATATCGGTCCAGAGGCTGCGCTCCCGGTCATGGAAGGGAAAGCCGTCTTGTTCAAAAGCTTCGCCGGCGTCGATGCGTTCCCGATTTGTCTCGACACGCATAACGTCGATGAGATCGTGCGGACCGTCGAACTGCTTGCACCGACGTTCGGTGCCGTTAACTTAGAAGACATCAAGGCACCCGAATGTTTCGAGATTGAGGCGCGCCTGAAACAGACGCTCCCGATTCCTGTATTCCATGACGACCAACATGGAACAGCCATCGTCGTCTTGGCCGGTCTCGTCAACGCGTTGCGCCTCGTCGATAAGACGATGCCCGAACTCCGGGTCGTCATGAACGGTGCCGGGGCCGCCGGCATCGCCATCGCGAAACTATTGAAGCGTTTCGGTGTCGAAGACCTCGTCATCTGTGACACGAAAGGCGCGATTTACGAAGGACGCGTCGAAGGGATGAACCCGTTCAAAGATCAAATCGCCAAAGCGACGAACCGGAAGCAACATGAAGGCACGCTCGCCGACGTGCTTCAAGGTGCCGACATCTTCATCGGCGTCTCGGCGGCCGGTGCCGTTACCGAAGAGATGGTTCGTTCGATGGCTGTCGATCCGGTCATCTTCGCACTCGCGAACCCGATCCCAGAAATCATGCCGGACCTCGCGACAAAAGCCGGGGCGCGTGTCGTCGCGACCGGTCGTTCCGACTTCGCCAACCAAGTGAACAACGTCCTCGCCTTCCCTGGTATTTTCCGCGGGGCGCTTGACGTTCGCGCCACCGAGATTAACGAAGAGATGAAGGAGGCGGCCGTTCACGCAATCGCCGACTTATTGACCGAGGAAGATCTTACGAACGGGGTCGTCATCCCGAGCCCGTTCGATAAGCGAATCGCACCTGCCGTGGCGGTCGCGGTCGCCAAAGCCGCCATCGAGACCGGCGTCGCCAAGCGTCCGCTCGATGAGGCCGCCATCCGCCGGCACGTCAGCCAAAAACATTTGTAA
- the pflA gene encoding pyruvate formate-lyase-activating protein, translating into MTMGYVHSVESFGTVDGPGIRFIVFLQGCALRCLYCHNADTWDFKKNNHRSAEDVIQEALSYRPFMEASKGGITISGGDPLAQPEFLEALLREAKKHGLHTTLDTSGALRPPNLDAILDHTDLVLLDIKHIDDDMCKKLTGRSNVNTLALAEHLSERGTKMWIRHVLVPEWTLDEGALRRTAAFIQKLDHVEKVEILPYHEMGVYKWEALGLDYPLKGIKPPTTEEVEWAEGILQGTV; encoded by the coding sequence ATGACAATGGGATATGTACACTCGGTCGAATCGTTTGGAACCGTTGACGGCCCGGGAATTCGTTTTATCGTCTTTTTACAAGGTTGTGCGCTTCGTTGCTTGTATTGCCACAATGCTGACACATGGGATTTCAAAAAGAATAACCATCGTTCGGCCGAGGACGTCATTCAAGAAGCGCTCAGCTATCGTCCGTTCATGGAAGCATCAAAAGGCGGTATCACGATTTCAGGGGGCGACCCGCTCGCGCAGCCAGAGTTTTTAGAGGCACTCTTGCGTGAAGCGAAGAAACACGGTCTTCACACGACACTCGACACATCGGGTGCACTTCGTCCCCCTAACTTGGATGCGATCTTAGATCATACCGATCTCGTCTTACTCGACATCAAACATATCGACGATGACATGTGTAAGAAACTGACGGGACGTAGCAACGTCAACACGCTCGCGCTTGCTGAACATCTATCCGAGCGCGGAACGAAAATGTGGATTCGCCACGTCCTCGTCCCAGAATGGACGCTTGATGAAGGAGCGCTCCGTCGTACGGCGGCGTTCATCCAAAAACTCGACCACGTCGAGAAAGTCGAAATCTTGCCGTACCATGAGATGGGTGTCTATAAGTGGGAGGCGCTCGGTCTCGACTATCCGCTCAAAGGAATTAAACCTCCGACGACGGAAGAAGTCGAATGGGCGGAAGGAATCTTACAAGGTACCGTCTAA